In Paracoccus sp. TOH, a single window of DNA contains:
- the trxA gene encoding thioredoxin, translating into MLELGSAPKDAAPADIIKDVTEATFMADVVDASMTVPVIVDFWAPWCGPCKTLGPQLEAEVARHKGRVRMAKVNVDENQMIAAQLRVQSIPTVYAFFQGQPVDAFQGAIPQSQIKQFVEKLAAMGGDDGGLAEALDAAEAMIAEGAPEDAAETFAAILEEEPENAAAWGGLVRAHLAAGHADRAEEALAQVPAAIANAAPIEAARAQLQLARQAAEAGPLDELRQKVEADPADQQARFDYATALHAAGQVEEAIDQLLESFRRDRDWNDGAAKAQLLTIFDALKPTDPLAQKGRRRLSSLIFA; encoded by the coding sequence ATGCTCGAGCTTGGCTCCGCCCCCAAAGATGCCGCCCCCGCCGATATCATCAAGGACGTGACCGAGGCGACCTTCATGGCCGATGTGGTCGATGCCTCGATGACGGTGCCGGTCATTGTCGATTTCTGGGCGCCCTGGTGCGGCCCCTGCAAGACGCTTGGCCCGCAGCTCGAGGCCGAGGTCGCCCGCCACAAGGGCCGTGTCCGCATGGCCAAGGTCAATGTGGACGAGAACCAGATGATCGCCGCGCAATTGCGCGTGCAGTCGATCCCGACGGTCTATGCCTTCTTCCAGGGTCAGCCGGTCGACGCCTTCCAGGGCGCGATCCCGCAAAGCCAGATCAAGCAGTTCGTCGAGAAGCTGGCGGCGATGGGCGGCGATGACGGCGGCCTGGCCGAGGCGCTGGACGCGGCCGAGGCGATGATCGCCGAGGGTGCGCCCGAGGATGCGGCCGAGACCTTTGCCGCGATCCTCGAGGAAGAACCCGAGAACGCCGCCGCCTGGGGCGGGCTGGTCCGGGCCCATCTGGCCGCCGGCCATGCCGACCGCGCCGAGGAGGCCCTGGCGCAGGTGCCCGCCGCCATCGCCAATGCCGCGCCCATCGAGGCTGCCCGCGCCCAGCTGCAGCTGGCGCGGCAGGCCGCCGAGGCCGGGCCGCTGGACGAGCTGCGCCAGAAGGTCGAGGCCGACCCGGCCGACCAGCAGGCGCGCTTCGACTATGCCACGGCGCTGCATGCCGCCGGTCAGGTCGAGGAGGCGATCGACCAGCTTCTGGAATCCTTCCGCCGCGACCGCGACTGGAACGACGGCGCCGCCAAGGCGCAGCTGCTGACCATCTTCGACGCCCTGAAGCCCACCGATCCGCTGGCGCAGAAGGGCCGGCGCCGGCTGTCCTCGCTGATCTTCGCCTGA
- a CDS encoding LON peptidase substrate-binding domain-containing protein, whose amino-acid sequence MARGIDLPETVPLFPLPGAVLMPRTRLPLQIFEPRYLQMVEDVLKTPSRLIGMIQPAEGGLDALAQVGCAGRIVAFSELDDGRLMISLKARSRFRLNEVQPGFTPYLRGQVDWRGYEPDLAVQPEEDPRFDRPGFMARLGRYMEQRGLSTDWDAAEASEEETLINSLSMLLPFAPEEKQALLEARTLSERRVLLDGLLEYALHGGDNEETIQ is encoded by the coding sequence ATGGCCCGCGGCATCGACCTGCCCGAGACCGTCCCGCTGTTCCCGCTGCCGGGCGCGGTGCTGATGCCGCGCACCCGCCTGCCGCTGCAGATCTTCGAGCCGCGCTACCTGCAGATGGTCGAGGACGTGCTGAAGACCCCCTCGCGGCTGATCGGCATGATCCAGCCGGCCGAAGGTGGGCTGGACGCGCTGGCCCAGGTCGGCTGTGCCGGACGCATCGTGGCTTTTTCCGAACTGGACGACGGTCGGCTGATGATCTCGTTGAAGGCGCGCTCGCGCTTCCGGCTGAACGAGGTGCAGCCCGGCTTCACCCCCTATCTGCGCGGCCAGGTGGACTGGCGCGGCTACGAACCGGACCTGGCCGTCCAGCCCGAGGAGGATCCGCGCTTCGACCGCCCCGGTTTCATGGCGCGGCTTGGCCGCTACATGGAGCAGCGCGGCCTGTCGACCGACTGGGACGCCGCCGAGGCGTCCGAGGAGGAGACGCTGATCAATTCGCTGTCCATGCTGCTGCCCTTCGCGCCCGAGGAAAAGCAGGCGCTGCTGGAGGCGCGGACCCTGTCCGAACGCCGCGTCCTGCTGGACGGGCTGCTGGAATACGCCCTGCATGGCGGCGACAACGAGGAGACGATCCAGTGA
- a CDS encoding Trm112 family protein yields the protein MTDTTERGYDRHMLEALVCPVTHATLRYDAQAQELISDAAGLAFPIRDGIPIMLLDEARQIRA from the coding sequence GTGACCGACACGACCGAACGCGGCTATGACCGCCACATGCTCGAGGCGCTGGTCTGTCCGGTGACCCATGCCACCCTGCGCTATGACGCCCAGGCGCAGGAACTGATCTCGGACGCCGCGGGGCTGGCCTTTCCGATCCGCGACGGCATCCCGATCATGCTGCTGGACGAGGCGCGCCAGATCCGCGCCTGA
- a CDS encoding DUF779 domain-containing protein has translation MDRVTATPAALEFLAEIVADHGPVLFHQSGGCCDGSSPMCYPQGDFRVGERDVKLGEIGGMPFYISASQYDTWKHTRLTIDVVPGRGGMFSLDNGREKRFLVRSDICRI, from the coding sequence ATGGACCGGGTCACCGCCACCCCCGCCGCGCTGGAGTTTCTGGCCGAAATCGTCGCCGATCACGGGCCGGTGCTGTTCCACCAGTCCGGCGGCTGCTGCGACGGCTCCTCGCCCATGTGCTACCCGCAGGGCGATTTCCGCGTCGGCGAGCGCGACGTGAAGCTGGGCGAGATCGGCGGCATGCCGTTCTATATCTCGGCCAGCCAGTATGACACCTGGAAGCACACGCGGCTGACCATCGACGTGGTGCCGGGACGGGGCGGCATGTTCAGCCTCGACAATGGCCGCGAGAAACGGTTCCTGGTTCGGTCGGATATCTGCCGGATCTGA
- the adh gene encoding aldehyde dehydrogenase: MPNDQTHDFKGVNVMPFAKRYDNYIGGEWVAPKSGKYFTNTTPITGAEIGEIARSNADDIELALDAAHAAKDKWAHTAPTERSNILLRIADRMEQNLELLATAETWDNGKPIRETMAADVPLAIDHFRYFAGVLRAQEGSISEIDSTTIAYHFHEPLGVVGQIIPWNFPLLMACWKLAPALAAGNCVVLKPAEQTPASIMVWISLIGDLLPPGVLNVVNGFGLEAGKPLASNPRIAKIAFTGETTTGRLIMQYAAENLIPVTLELGGKSPNVFFADVAREDDDFFDKALEGFAMFALNQGEVCTCPSRVLIQESIYDRFMERAVKRVQAITQGDPRDAATMIGAQASSEQKEKILSYLDIGRKEGAEVLTGGKAADLGGELSGGFYIEPTIFRGHNKMRIFQEEIFGPVVSVTTFKDQAEALEIANDTLYGLGAGVWSRDANICYQMGRGIKAGRVWTNCYHAYPAHAAFGGYKQSGVGRENHKMMLDHYQQTKNMLVSYSPKKLGFF; this comes from the coding sequence ATGCCGAACGACCAGACGCATGACTTCAAGGGCGTCAACGTGATGCCTTTCGCCAAGCGCTACGACAACTATATCGGCGGCGAGTGGGTCGCGCCGAAATCCGGCAAGTATTTCACGAACACCACCCCGATCACCGGCGCCGAGATCGGCGAGATCGCCCGCTCGAACGCCGACGACATCGAATTGGCGCTGGACGCCGCCCATGCCGCCAAGGACAAGTGGGCCCATACCGCCCCGACCGAACGCAGCAACATCCTGCTGCGCATCGCCGACCGCATGGAGCAGAACCTGGAGCTGCTCGCCACCGCCGAGACCTGGGACAACGGCAAGCCGATCCGCGAGACCATGGCCGCGGATGTGCCGCTGGCCATCGACCATTTCCGCTATTTCGCCGGCGTGCTGCGGGCGCAGGAAGGCTCGATCTCGGAAATCGACTCGACCACCATCGCCTATCACTTCCACGAGCCGCTGGGCGTGGTGGGCCAGATCATCCCCTGGAACTTCCCGCTGCTGATGGCCTGCTGGAAGCTTGCCCCGGCACTGGCCGCCGGCAACTGCGTGGTGCTCAAGCCGGCCGAGCAGACCCCGGCCAGCATCATGGTCTGGATCAGCCTGATCGGCGACCTGCTGCCGCCGGGCGTGCTGAACGTCGTCAACGGCTTCGGTCTGGAAGCCGGCAAGCCGCTGGCCTCGAACCCGCGCATCGCCAAGATCGCCTTCACCGGCGAGACCACCACCGGCCGGCTGATCATGCAATATGCCGCCGAGAACCTGATCCCGGTGACGCTGGAACTGGGCGGCAAGTCCCCGAACGTCTTCTTCGCCGACGTGGCGCGCGAAGACGACGACTTCTTCGACAAGGCACTGGAAGGCTTCGCGATGTTCGCGCTGAACCAGGGCGAGGTCTGCACCTGCCCGTCGCGCGTGCTGATCCAGGAATCGATCTACGATCGCTTCATGGAACGCGCGGTCAAGCGCGTGCAGGCGATCACCCAGGGCGACCCGCGCGACGCCGCCACCATGATCGGCGCCCAGGCCTCGAGCGAGCAGAAAGAGAAGATCCTGAGCTATCTCGACATCGGCCGCAAGGAAGGCGCCGAGGTGCTGACCGGCGGCAAGGCGGCCGATCTGGGCGGCGAGCTGTCGGGCGGCTTCTACATCGAGCCGACGATCTTCCGCGGTCACAACAAGATGCGGATCTTCCAGGAAGAGATCTTCGGCCCGGTGGTCTCGGTCACCACCTTCAAGGACCAGGCCGAGGCGCTGGAAATCGCCAATGACACGCTTTACGGCCTGGGCGCCGGGGTGTGGTCGCGCGACGCCAACATCTGCTACCAGATGGGCCGCGGCATCAAGGCCGGGCGGGTCTGGACCAACTGCTATCACGCCTATCCGGCCCATGCGGCCTTCGGCGGCTACAAGCAGTCGGGCGTCGGCCGCGAGAATCACAAGATGATGCTGGACCACTATCAGCAAACCAAGAACATGCTGGTCAGCTATTCGCCGAAGAAGCTGGGCTTCTTCTGA
- a CDS encoding helix-turn-helix domain-containing protein, producing the protein MPETRPTTTPPATRHEDRVAQASQSPGAVTRLAASWRRSMVKHGLDPARPPVQHRLTERELALRIERMDRFIAVARPQLDQLFQLVCPTGCNLLLTDPEGIVLEHRVSEGDAATFRDWGLWRGMDWSEEVQGTNGIGTCLAEGRQVTIHRDEHFYASNTGLSCMDAPIWGPDGRLIAALDVSSARADHTERLNALIAAQVAHSARAIEAAFFRVSFPGARIITAQAPGSDEAGLLIAVDKDDLAIGANRAARRAFGLEKEGQLRPRPASDLLGRDDDTTGFEKAERAAVIRALARAEGNVSAAARALGVGRATLYRRMQRLGISENPGRLSRG; encoded by the coding sequence TTGCCCGAGACCCGCCCGACGACGACGCCGCCCGCGACGCGTCACGAGGATCGCGTGGCCCAGGCTTCGCAATCGCCCGGCGCCGTCACCCGGCTTGCCGCAAGCTGGCGCCGCTCGATGGTCAAGCACGGGCTGGACCCCGCGCGCCCGCCCGTGCAGCACCGGCTGACCGAACGCGAACTGGCCCTGCGCATCGAGCGCATGGACCGCTTCATCGCCGTCGCCCGGCCGCAGCTCGACCAGCTGTTCCAGCTGGTTTGCCCGACCGGCTGCAACCTGCTGCTGACCGATCCCGAGGGCATCGTGCTGGAACACCGGGTCAGCGAGGGCGACGCCGCCACCTTCCGCGACTGGGGGCTGTGGCGCGGCATGGACTGGTCCGAGGAGGTGCAGGGCACCAACGGCATCGGCACCTGCCTGGCCGAGGGGCGGCAGGTCACCATCCATCGCGACGAGCATTTCTATGCCAGCAATACCGGGCTGTCCTGCATGGACGCGCCGATCTGGGGCCCGGACGGCCGGCTGATCGCGGCGCTGGACGTCAGTTCCGCCCGCGCCGACCATACCGAGCGGCTGAACGCGCTGATCGCGGCGCAGGTCGCGCACAGCGCCCGGGCCATCGAGGCGGCATTCTTCCGGGTTTCCTTCCCCGGCGCGCGCATCATCACCGCCCAGGCGCCCGGCTCGGACGAGGCGGGACTGCTGATCGCGGTGGACAAGGACGACCTGGCCATCGGCGCCAACCGCGCCGCCCGCCGCGCCTTCGGGCTGGAGAAGGAGGGCCAGCTGCGGCCCCGGCCCGCCTCGGACCTGCTGGGCCGCGACGACGACACCACCGGCTTCGAGAAGGCCGAGCGCGCCGCGGTGATTCGCGCCCTGGCGCGGGCCGAGGGCAATGTCTCGGCCGCCGCCCGGGCGCTGGGTGTCGGGCGCGCCACGCTCTATCGCCGCATGCAGCGGCTGGGGATTTCGGAAAATCCGGGCAGACTGTCTCGGGGCTGA
- a CDS encoding alpha-2-macroglobulin family protein, with product MARLARHGFIAAVLGGLLLAGTAHAQDDAPLPERRLSLQADTDLPGGDLGPIFDTTLQACVQACLGNDACTALTYNERARACFPKGEGTGAAAGFAGALSGHVVAATAEERLRAESRAGAAPVIGAQDLGAARSLARSFPALHPPLAEYAQGSAQQAERGGDLALAARITAAEAARYDRAADWTNLARLTLYTSDQGDREASAAIASMAINGYLRGAEDAVAARALSWLAMAWERLDRGHDALAALRLAARLSPADPEIASALTESQARNGLRVTDTQVEAEGKTPRFCAILSRELSSGTDYAPFLRLPGRDLTVEADGERLCVAGLTHGQEVELTLRAGLPAADGEVLARDVTVKGYVRDRAPSVRFPGRAYVLPASGDQRLSMVTVNADTISLRLLRISDRNLIRAMAEDMFATPLDSWQADYFSDRMAREVWKGTAQVAKPMGQESLNQELTTSLAIPAEAGPLEPGIYIVEAGIENENVQDTGLATQWFVLSDFGISTFSGADGLTVAVRSLADTSAKAGAEVALVSRSNEVLAKARTDAEGVAHFAPGLSMGKDGAAPALVTVTDWQGEGAERAPRDMAFLSLSDPEFDLSDRGVEGQPPAPPIDLFLTTDRGAYRVGETVNATVLARNAEARALETLPLTAVILRPDGVEATRLPARDAGAGGATVAWPIPGNAPRGTWRMELRTEADGPALATARMLVEDFLPERIDFTPRLPEGPARAGGTLELSLAAHWLFGAPAANLPVEGQLRLSPTRSLKGFDGYVFGREDDDSSPVTDSLPPGTTDAQGHYQTQIELPPAGQLGPRPVAAEVVLDIREGAGRPVERSESRVVMPEAPVVGIRPLFEGDTVSENAEARFALVAVGPDLKPASEPVRWVLNRIDTDYQWYSLGGQWNWEVITSRTRITEGVAEPGEAPAEIAAPVEWGQYELVAEPASGQGGQSSTQFYAGWGAVANAGTETPDRLQVVLDKPAYRSGDVARVRVEAASEGLGLVSVLSNRLVSMQTVALKAGENSLDLPVTDDWGAGVYVTVSAIRPLAEARPGDRQPVRALGLAHAAVDPGDRRLAASIEAPAETRPRGMIPVTLKVEGAAAGETVQATVAAVDQGILNLTRFQPPNPSQHYFGQRRLGVALRDLYGRLILPTGAPDGALREGGDASLAGNAEAPPPTEKLMSWFSGPLTVGADGTATIEVPVDDFNGEVRVMAVVWSARGVGQADASVLVRDPVVMTVTAPAFLAPGDRAQVGLRLTHASGPAGEMRLAVQQVGGDAPLTTSLPTDSVTLAEKAEAQVQMPVTAGDAEGLANLRLTLTTPGGEALTKDIAIPVALNEADIQRQDRIVVERGQSISVPPSLTEGMLPGALLTAAVGPYARLDVAGALARLSRYPYGCTEQLTSGAMPLLYLPSLAALEGVEGGEGGDTAEQVRKAITQILTRQGSNGGFGLWSADSGDLWLEAYVTDFLSRARAAGYQVPDTGFRLAIDNLRNRANYATEPGAASAEENAALAYALAVLARERAATVGDLRYYADTAAGSFSTPMAAANLGAALASYGDQGRADRMFTQGRNLLNLGAPEPHAFRADYGTRLRDATALLALAAEAKTQAVDETDLTSQIAERIARAEQDGRSLSTQESVWTVMAAQSLSRSTPPATLNGVALTQPIASLPDAGASLANTGDRALEVTLTATGKPAGQVAAGGKGYGIARRYYSIEGEALDPENLPQGTRMVVELEISPQAEGGGRLVIADPLPAGWEIDNPNLLRAGDVSALDWLEGETSAEMTEFRADRFAAALTCTSAERFRLVYIVRAVTPGQFRHPAASVEDMYRPEFRAWSDGGTVTVAP from the coding sequence ATGGCACGTCTTGCCCGGCACGGTTTCATCGCGGCGGTCCTTGGCGGGCTGCTGCTGGCGGGCACGGCCCATGCGCAGGATGATGCCCCCCTGCCCGAGCGGCGGCTGTCCCTGCAGGCCGATACCGACCTGCCGGGCGGCGATCTGGGTCCGATCTTCGACACCACGCTGCAAGCCTGCGTGCAGGCCTGCCTGGGCAACGATGCCTGCACGGCGCTGACCTATAACGAACGCGCCCGCGCCTGCTTCCCCAAGGGCGAGGGCACCGGCGCCGCGGCCGGCTTTGCCGGTGCGCTGTCGGGCCATGTCGTCGCCGCCACGGCCGAGGAGCGGCTGCGCGCCGAATCCCGCGCCGGCGCCGCGCCCGTCATCGGCGCGCAGGATCTGGGCGCCGCGCGATCCCTGGCCCGCAGCTTTCCGGCGCTGCACCCGCCGCTGGCCGAATATGCCCAGGGCAGCGCCCAGCAGGCCGAACGGGGCGGCGACCTGGCGCTGGCGGCGCGCATCACCGCCGCCGAGGCGGCGCGCTACGACCGCGCGGCCGACTGGACCAACTTGGCGCGGCTGACGCTCTACACCAGCGACCAGGGCGACCGCGAGGCCTCGGCGGCCATCGCCTCGATGGCGATCAACGGCTATCTGCGCGGCGCCGAGGATGCGGTGGCCGCCCGGGCGCTGTCCTGGCTCGCCATGGCATGGGAGCGGCTGGACCGCGGCCACGACGCGCTGGCGGCGCTGCGGCTGGCGGCGAGGCTGTCGCCCGCCGATCCCGAGATCGCCTCGGCGCTGACGGAATCGCAGGCCCGCAACGGGCTGCGCGTCACCGACACCCAGGTCGAAGCCGAGGGCAAGACGCCGCGCTTCTGCGCCATCCTGTCGCGCGAACTGTCCTCGGGCACCGATTACGCGCCATTCCTGCGCCTGCCCGGCCGCGACCTGACGGTCGAGGCGGATGGCGAACGGCTTTGCGTCGCCGGCCTGACGCATGGGCAAGAGGTCGAGCTGACCCTGCGCGCCGGCCTGCCCGCCGCCGATGGCGAGGTGCTGGCCCGCGACGTGACGGTCAAGGGCTATGTCCGCGACCGCGCGCCCTCGGTCCGCTTTCCCGGCCGCGCCTATGTGCTGCCCGCCTCGGGCGACCAGCGGCTGTCGATGGTCACGGTCAATGCCGACACCATCAGCCTGCGGCTCTTGCGGATTTCCGACCGCAACCTGATCCGCGCCATGGCCGAGGACATGTTCGCGACGCCGCTGGACAGTTGGCAGGCGGATTACTTCAGCGACCGCATGGCGCGCGAGGTCTGGAAGGGCACGGCGCAGGTCGCCAAGCCCATGGGACAGGAGAGCCTGAACCAGGAGCTGACCACCAGCCTTGCCATCCCCGCCGAAGCCGGCCCGCTGGAACCCGGCATCTATATCGTCGAGGCCGGGATCGAGAACGAGAACGTCCAGGACACCGGGCTGGCCACGCAATGGTTCGTGCTCTCGGATTTCGGGATCTCCACCTTCTCGGGCGCCGACGGGCTGACCGTGGCGGTGCGCAGCCTGGCCGACACCTCGGCCAAGGCCGGGGCCGAGGTGGCGCTGGTCAGCCGCTCGAACGAGGTGCTGGCCAAGGCCCGGACCGACGCAGAGGGAGTGGCGCATTTCGCGCCGGGCCTGTCCATGGGCAAGGATGGCGCCGCGCCGGCGCTGGTCACGGTGACCGACTGGCAGGGCGAGGGCGCCGAGCGCGCGCCCCGCGACATGGCCTTCCTGTCGCTGTCGGACCCGGAATTCGACCTTTCCGACCGCGGGGTCGAGGGCCAGCCCCCTGCCCCGCCCATCGACCTGTTCCTGACCACCGACCGCGGCGCCTATCGCGTCGGCGAGACGGTGAACGCCACCGTGCTGGCCCGCAATGCCGAGGCCCGGGCGTTGGAGACCCTGCCGCTGACCGCGGTGATCCTGCGTCCCGACGGGGTCGAGGCGACGCGCCTGCCGGCGCGGGATGCCGGCGCCGGCGGCGCCACGGTGGCCTGGCCGATCCCCGGCAACGCCCCGCGCGGCACCTGGCGGATGGAACTGCGCACCGAGGCGGACGGCCCGGCGCTGGCCACGGCGCGGATGCTGGTCGAGGATTTCCTGCCCGAGCGCATAGACTTTACCCCGCGTCTGCCCGAAGGCCCGGCCCGCGCCGGCGGCACGCTGGAGCTTTCGCTTGCCGCGCATTGGCTGTTCGGCGCCCCGGCCGCCAACCTGCCGGTCGAGGGGCAGCTGCGCCTGTCCCCCACCCGCAGCCTGAAAGGCTTCGACGGCTATGTCTTCGGGCGCGAGGATGACGACAGCTCGCCGGTGACCGACAGCCTGCCGCCGGGCACCACCGATGCGCAGGGCCATTACCAGACGCAGATCGAACTGCCGCCGGCCGGCCAGCTCGGCCCCCGCCCGGTCGCGGCCGAGGTGGTGCTGGACATCCGCGAAGGCGCCGGCCGGCCGGTCGAGCGCAGCGAATCGCGCGTGGTCATGCCCGAGGCGCCGGTCGTCGGCATCCGCCCGCTGTTCGAGGGCGACACCGTGTCCGAAAACGCCGAGGCGCGTTTCGCGCTGGTCGCGGTCGGCCCGGACCTGAAGCCGGCCTCGGAGCCCGTGCGCTGGGTGCTGAACCGCATCGACACCGATTACCAATGGTATTCGCTGGGCGGTCAATGGAACTGGGAGGTGATCACCAGCCGCACCCGCATCACCGAGGGCGTGGCCGAGCCGGGCGAGGCCCCGGCCGAGATCGCCGCCCCGGTCGAATGGGGCCAGTATGAGCTGGTGGCCGAGCCGGCATCCGGCCAGGGCGGGCAAAGCTCGACGCAGTTCTATGCCGGCTGGGGCGCGGTGGCGAATGCGGGCACCGAGACGCCCGACCGGCTGCAGGTGGTGCTGGACAAGCCCGCCTATCGCAGCGGTGACGTCGCCCGCGTCCGGGTCGAGGCGGCCAGCGAGGGGCTGGGCCTGGTCTCGGTGCTGTCGAACCGGCTGGTCTCGATGCAGACCGTGGCGCTGAAGGCGGGCGAGAACAGCCTGGACCTGCCGGTGACCGACGATTGGGGCGCCGGCGTCTATGTCACCGTCAGCGCCATCCGCCCGCTGGCCGAGGCGCGGCCCGGCGACCGCCAGCCGGTCCGGGCGCTGGGTCTGGCCCATGCCGCCGTCGATCCCGGCGACCGCAGGCTTGCCGCCAGCATCGAGGCTCCGGCCGAGACCCGCCCGCGCGGCATGATTCCGGTGACGCTGAAGGTCGAGGGCGCCGCGGCCGGCGAGACGGTGCAGGCCACCGTCGCCGCCGTCGATCAGGGCATCCTGAACCTGACCCGCTTCCAGCCGCCGAACCCGTCGCAGCATTATTTCGGTCAGCGCCGGCTGGGCGTGGCGCTGCGCGACCTTTACGGCCGGCTGATCCTGCCCACCGGCGCCCCCGACGGCGCGCTGCGCGAGGGCGGCGACGCCAGCCTTGCCGGCAATGCCGAGGCGCCGCCGCCGACCGAAAAGCTGATGAGCTGGTTTTCCGGTCCGCTGACCGTCGGCGCGGACGGCACCGCCACCATCGAGGTGCCGGTGGACGATTTCAACGGCGAGGTGCGGGTGATGGCCGTGGTCTGGTCGGCCAGGGGCGTGGGCCAGGCCGATGCCTCGGTCCTGGTGCGCGACCCGGTGGTGATGACCGTGACCGCCCCCGCCTTCCTGGCACCCGGGGACCGGGCGCAGGTCGGGCTGCGGCTGACCCATGCCTCGGGTCCGGCAGGCGAGATGCGGCTGGCCGTCCAGCAGGTCGGCGGCGACGCGCCGCTGACCACCAGCCTGCCCACGGACAGCGTGACCCTGGCCGAGAAGGCCGAGGCGCAGGTGCAGATGCCGGTGACGGCCGGCGATGCCGAGGGGCTGGCGAACCTGCGCCTGACCCTGACCACGCCGGGCGGCGAGGCGCTGACCAAGGACATCGCCATCCCGGTGGCGCTGAACGAGGCCGACATCCAGCGCCAGGACCGCATCGTGGTCGAGCGGGGGCAGAGCATCTCTGTGCCGCCGAGCCTGACCGAAGGCATGTTGCCCGGCGCGCTGCTGACCGCGGCGGTCGGGCCCTATGCGCGGCTGGACGTGGCGGGGGCGCTGGCCCGGCTCTCGCGCTATCCCTATGGCTGCACCGAGCAACTGACCTCGGGGGCCATGCCGCTGCTTTACCTGCCCAGCCTTGCGGCGCTGGAAGGAGTCGAGGGCGGCGAGGGCGGCGACACGGCCGAGCAGGTGCGGAAGGCGATCACCCAGATCCTGACCCGGCAGGGCAGCAATGGCGGCTTCGGCCTGTGGTCTGCCGATTCGGGCGACCTGTGGCTGGAGGCCTATGTCACCGACTTCCTGTCGCGGGCCCGGGCGGCGGGCTATCAGGTGCCCGATACCGGCTTCCGGCTGGCCATCGACAACCTGAGGAACCGCGCCAATTACGCCACCGAACCCGGCGCCGCCTCGGCCGAGGAAAACGCGGCGCTGGCCTATGCGCTGGCGGTTCTGGCCCGTGAACGCGCCGCCACCGTGGGCGACCTGCGCTATTACGCCGATACCGCCGCCGGGTCGTTCTCGACGCCGATGGCGGCGGCCAACCTGGGGGCGGCGCTGGCCTCCTATGGCGACCAGGGCCGCGCGGACCGCATGTTCACCCAAGGACGCAACCTGCTGAACCTCGGCGCGCCCGAACCCCACGCCTTCCGCGCCGATTACGGCACCAGGCTGCGCGACGCCACCGCGCTGCTGGCGCTGGCGGCCGAGGCAAAGACCCAGGCCGTGGACGAGACCGACCTGACCAGCCAGATCGCCGAACGCATCGCGCGGGCCGAGCAGGACGGCCGCAGCCTGTCCACCCAGGAATCGGTCTGGACGGTGATGGCGGCGCAGTCGCTGTCGCGCTCGACCCCGCCGGCGACGCTGAACGGCGTGGCGCTGACCCAGCCGATCGCCAGCCTGCCCGACGCCGGGGCCAGCCTTGCCAATACCGGCGACCGCGCGCTGGAGGTGACGCTGACCGCGACCGGCAAGCCCGCCGGGCAGGTCGCGGCGGGCGGCAAGGGCTATGGCATCGCCCGGCGCTATTACAGCATCGAGGGCGAGGCGCTGGACCCCGAGAACCTGCCGCAAGGCACGCGCATGGTGGTCGAACTGGAGATCTCGCCGCAAGCCGAGGGCGGCGGCCGGCTGGTCATCGCCGACCCGCTGCCGGCGGGATGGGAGATCGACAACCCGAACCTGCTGCGCGCCGGCGACGTCTCGGCGCTGGACTGGCTGGAGGGCGAGACCTCGGCCGAGATGACCGAGTTCCGCGCCGACCGTTTCGCGGCGGCGCTGACCTGTACCTCGGCCGAAAGGTTCCGACTGGTCTATATCGTCCGCGCCGTGACGCCGGGCCAGTTCCGCCACCCGGCCGCCAGCGTCGAGGACATGTATCGCCCCGAGTTCCGCGCCTGGTCGGATGGCGGCACCGTGACCGTCGCGCCCTGA